The Periophthalmus magnuspinnatus isolate fPerMag1 chromosome 10, fPerMag1.2.pri, whole genome shotgun sequence genome segment gtatgagtgtgcgCTGTCTAATCAGGGAGCCTGCTACGTGCCGTGTGTGCGTCATTGCTGAAGACCTTCAtggccagaagagcagagagaggtcAGATTGGCCCTGAGAGAAAGACACAAGCACTCTCCCATGCACACTTAAAACTCCAGCTCTCTACAAACCTCTTACTAGTTTCTCACAAATGTATTTTGGCCTCTGCCATTACAGATGGTCATCTTCTTCTTGTTAAACAGCTAGAGAAATGCAAAATAGTGAGCTTGAGGTTAATGACAAACACTGACTGTCATCCACAACTTCGCCACTAGAGGGCAATGTGGCTCCACGTATGAATGCAACTTGGCTGACTGGAGCGCCGCACATTATGCCTCCTATAGTTTCAACAAGTACatgtaaaacatacaaaattaaTTGATTACACTGACTAATGCAATAGTaactttacatacatttttatacagacatTATACGATAACACACTTAAATTTTAAGTTGAGTGATTTTGTTCTCTTGAAGAATTGAACACTCTAGGCACTTTTTTaaagacaaactttttttttttcagtttttgctgtAAGAAACATGTCAAATTTAATTCATATGTTCtataaaatacttaaattgCATATTCGCAATATGCCTATGCACAAGTAAATGAATGCACTAATGGCTAAAGTATATCTCCATGGTATATCTCAAATGTTACTTTTCAAACTACACAAGAAATATTTGCCATGACCAATAAGTTTAGAATGAAACAGACAAAATATTCTTGAATACAACTGAGGAAATAaaagtgataataataacaaaccaaTACATACTTTTATCTTTCTATGTATATACTGTaataaaaattgacttttcttgTGAAAACAAGCAAATTATGTATGATTTTAAAATTCAGACACTCTGTGTTTTTTAGCCTATTTTTTCTTAGTTGACAGGCGTATCTGTCCctaatacatttaaacttttattaattGGACTCCCCCAAAATAAATATTAGGCTGCAATTGCACTGTTCATGCACCAGGGGAGCGCATGTGAGCAGGCTCCAGGCCCCTCCTACTGACCCGCCCCCTGGCCTATGTCCGTCCCACATCCTGCCctgtccccctccctcctgccGCACCCAGCCATCTGCTCCTTTTCAATACACACAGCCAGGAATCTTTTCTCCCTGTTTCCTTTCACAGAGAAAAACAGGATGAAGGGACTCTTTCAGACCTGGGGTTACTGTGGAAACCTCTTATTCTCCTTCTGTCAAACACGCTTACATTGTGGCacgcacgcacatacacactgcTATAGAGGGTGACACAAGACTagacatttaaagtttaaaaggaCCAGGGATACAGCTGGCCGTCTGTCAGGGCATTGTGTACCCTTTAGACAAAGAGTGCTCTCCTTTGTCAAACTTTTCCACTACTTTTttgtataatacatttttcttaattgtaaagtttaaaaagtaaggTTGTTTATTTGCAAAATCTCAAGACATTGTTTAGTTTCCCTGGAGTTATGGTAGTCTTCATAATGACATGTTGACTTAAGATTTGTTTATGTCTGACTTTTTCCACATAACTTGCAGCCTGTTGATGTAGAAACCATAACTTCTCTGCTCCATTTAATCTTGTTCACTCAGGAATTCTGTCTGCATGTGGGGGGAAAAAGTTTTtggattattaaattattttgttcTTCTCAAACTTGTCCAACAGAGGGCTCTGAACATGTCCTGTTTCTCATATACAATGGGGCCCTGATCATCTGAAAGCTGTTAGTGGGTTAAAAATAAACCGCCGCTGCGACAGGAAGTGGGCATCAAAGTAACAAAGTGAAGGAAAAGTACAGCCATTCTTTCCAAAGAATACTCTTAACTCTTTTAAAAGTGAGCCTGTTGTCTGTTGTGGTCACAGATGAAAGTAAACGGGTACATGTCTCTCATacatttgttcttttgtttcctTCTCCACTGTTAACTTTTCACATTGGAGCTTCAAGGCTGGCTACTCATCACCTTTTCCAGTGCACATTATTTCGCCTTTTAAGGAAATGGAGAACAGCAGAGAAGTGCGGGGGAGTGTGTTAGCGGAGGGGGGGGCGTTCGGACCGATACAGACCACTCTTtgtgcacactcacacattctGAGTTACATATTGACAGAGACCTCTGCATGACTTGGCTCCTCATGAGTCTGTGAagtctccccctctccatcccGCTTCATCTGTCTGCCTCTTCTGTCCCTTTCCtaattaaaaacagaagttagAAATGGAAGAATTTGGTTTTatgacaccacacacacacacacacccacacacccccacacatgcacacacttgtacacacacacacaccccccccacacacacacccctcccctcctcctcatcatctttCAGTGCCAGGCAGCTGTTGGCTTGCATAAAAATGGGGGGAGAGGGGCTTCCCGGAAAACTGACTGTTTTTGTGCTGGTTGGAATGGTAGTGATTATTATATAAGAAGTTCTGGTATCTTTTTGTGCCAGGAGTAAACAAAGTGCAGCTGGATAAATAACAATGTTGTTTGTcctacttttctttcttttataaaaGTGTCTGTATGTGCTCGTCTCATCTGCCTCTGTCATCCCTTTACCTCCCCCACAATGACTAAGTGCTAAGTAGGGCAAATACACATATTCACCACTAGGGGCGCCATCAGCCCATAAATGGATGGAGCCGGCATGTGGGAGACcagagagcagccattttacaATCTGCACACCAGACCCCATTTTATGAATCACCCATGATGTCAACATCCCTACGAGCAATCTGATTGGCTGGAGTGCAGCTGCCACTGTAACACAGATGCTCACGCTCACAATCCCACGTTAAGAGACCTATGCTTGCTGACCCACTGACACGATGCTCTAGGTTGTCCCACTAACTGGATTTAAGATGGCAGACAGCTCAGAGATTAGGCTCCTTACAGTCTCTAGCCTCTATACTTTGTCAAAATGAATCGTATATATTAATTCAATCACTTTATTAAAATGATATCCATCTCACCATTTACGTCACTAGAGTTTGTTTCTTTAATTCTCAGTGGGAAGTCTTTTATTCCCCAGAAACTCAACAGTGTTTGGCCCCAGTCCCCATGTTGATTTCcacttgtttattttcatttaggCTGCTTCCCGTGGGGCTTGTGCCGTGCTGTGCAAAGAGAtcatgttttttcctcacaGATGTTCCAGATAGTTTAACTTTGTGCTggtgtacttcctgtttggttttCCTGTGTGTCCTTTAGTGAGCCGTGATTATGACTCCAACACTCTGTACAATAGTATCAGTGACCTGTCATAATGATGTCTCCACctgataaaacagaaaatacttccgatatcaaaataacaaaacaaaaaaaatcttttaaggGACATTGGTTCTTAAGTTATTCCATGgagttatttttaaagtttaacaTTAAAGTTGATTAAACAAGAACTGAACTTTGACTGTACTTGCAACTGGCGCCCATACTGTTTATAACTGAATAATTATTTTGGACTATTttgatttatacatttttgtagtTAATTGGTTCTAATGATTTTCATGCACTCATCTATCCTATACCAAAACTGATCAGAATTCATAACTACACCAGGATGACACTGAGGTCAGTTTCAAAAGCaagattagaaaaaaatattacgcTGTCTCTTTATAAAAAGTTTACAAACCCTTAAGCTAGGAGAGTTACAGTTGCAGACAATAAAGAGTTGATGTTTGTACGGAGTGGCACAAAGGGGCTTATTGAGCTCCCTGGCTGATTGTGAGAGTGTGCTTTGAATGAATGGGTAAGCGGTGAAATAAGGGCCTCACTTGGCTTGTTAACAGACTGTCCACAGATTCCACTCTCACTAAAACAAAGCGCTGTTTGACCAGGAGTGGACAGAGATGGGGAATAGACTCTTTGTCCTCAAATCAGTTCTTCTTACTATCTTTATAAAGTGCACATGTTGTACGCAGCAGCAGCTGGCTCACTCACATAAGTGGAAGACCATATGGCAGCTGTGAGGAGAGCTCTTCCCTTTTCCTCATTGTCTGACCTTGAACAATACCATAGTGTTGTCAACCCACAAGATATATATATTACCGGTACTTTTAATGACAGTTGGATCAGAGTGTACATATGAGTATAACTTCCTCATcctttgggtttattttatAATTCTGTATATCCTCATAATAAGATGCAGATCAATCGAAGTATTATGATTATAAAAGAGTTACCATACCCTTTTTGGGATGTTAATTCTGTTGATGTGTTCCTCCTGATCATTAATCTGTTGCTTCACTTTTTCCATCTTTAGCCAAAAATGTGCCTGATGGTGGAGATGACAAGAAGAACATGCAGAAGAAGAAAGCTAAGGAGCTAAAAGTTTTGGATGGAAAGTCTGCACAGAATCTTTGtatgtacctttttttttttttttaccctcaaATGATTTTACTGTAGATCCTTGAAATGAGCAAAGATGTATTTCATTAAATGCACTTAAATCTTTTTACAGCCATCTTCCTGGGATCATTTCGTCTTCCTTATGAAGAGATCAAAAATGCAATCCTGGAGGTTAATGAGAAGATCCTTACAGAGTCCATGGTCCAGGTATAAAACACTGTTTCCTGTATCAGATAAAGTAGAATTTATTAACATCTTAAAGTAGAGATATTTTGTAAaggcagctcttggggtcaaattgCGGCCACTGTGTGCTGTCCGCATCTATTTTTTATTCCCCAGAAAAGGGGTAAGGCTGgcattgttagcattactgtgaggGTAAAACTCCACCTCTGGctcagaaagttgtgaaaagcccttTATGAAGTCTTTAAATATATGGATATGTGAATAATGtggatgctaggaatgtgttaaCAAAAAGAGGAATATGTTTGGACccctgcaaactatttaaagttaatttgttgTGTTTGTCACCTTTTCAACACCATAAAACTCAGGTAAAGTGCCTTTTTAATGTATTCTATATTCATCTTTTTAAATTGTACATTTTCTTCTTTCGCTGTCACATAGAACCTGATCAAGCAACTCCCAAGCCCTGAGCAGCTAAGTGTCCTGGCCGAGATGAAGGACGAATATGACGATTTGGCTGAGTCTGAGCAGTTTGGAGTTGTGGTAAGAACAAGGACATTGTGTTTACATCTAAGGACTGTAAACAGGAGGTATAACTCTCAGCTGACTCCTACATGACTAACTACATACAAAGCATTACAAATGTTATCAGACAGGTCAAATTGTAAATGATGTAGAAAGGAAATTGATGCACCATTTTACTAGTGTCAGTATGTTAAGATAGAGGGAGAGTCAGGCTGCAAAACACAGTGGGCCTTGTGCAGTGGAGGAGGAAATGAGTAATGGGCAAAATCCCCTTCAGTCGCCCTGGACCACACATCCTGTCACTGTCTGGACACCTACATTCACCAAATCAGGATTCATTTCAAAGTGCATATTTTAAACTCATCTAGAGGCATTTGAGACATTTGaggagactgaaatatgaagtgtTAACTAACCCTAACATAGACTTAAACATTCTTTAAttgaaacatttgaaaaaaaaaaaaaacaaaaaaaaaaacactagacTGAagtatttgcatttttcttttattaatatttgcaGATGTCCAGTGTGAAGAAGCTCACGCCTCGACTCCAGGCCATTTTGTTCAAGCTGCAGTTTGAGGAGCAGCTCAACAACATTAAGCCTGATGTGGTGTCTGTGACCGCAGCCTGTGAGGAACTTACCAAAAGCCAGTCCTTCTCCCAACTGCTGCAGATTATTCTCCTCATGGGCAACTTCATGAACGCTGGGTCTCGCAATGGCAAAGCATTCGGTTTTTCAATTTCTTATCTCTGCAAGGTAAATGCAGCCATCCAAAACAACAGTTACACCTGACCTGTATCactatattttcttctttttacttAGTTACGGGACACCAAATCTACAGATCTCAAAATGACACTGCTACATTTCCTGGCTGAAGTGTGTCAGGAGCAGTACCCGGAAGTTATGAGTTTTCCTGATGAGCTCATTCATGTGGAGAAGGCCAGCAGAGGTACAAATACAACTGAAGTAGACccttttcacaaaaaaatgtcaTCAAACTGTCATCAGTAGAAAAGTTTTTAAGAGAATGAATGACTGTTTCgccactcatccaagtagcttcttcagttctgataaaGCAGAGTGAGTAGCGAAATGTATTCACTCTTAAAACCTTTTTTCCAGTTGAGAGAAT includes the following:
- the LOC129456629 gene encoding protein diaphanous homolog 1-like: MQKKKAKELKVLDGKSAQNLSIFLGSFRLPYEEIKNAILEVNEKILTESMVQNLIKQLPSPEQLSVLAEMKDEYDDLAESEQFGVVMSSVKKLTPRLQAILFKLQFEEQLNNIKPDVVSVTAACEELTKSQSFSQLLQIILLMGNFMNAGSRNGKAFGFSISYLCKLRDTKSTDLKMTLLHFLAEVCQEQYPEVMSFPDELIHVEKASRVSAETIQKNLELMGRQIKNLQKDLETFPPPQNEKDQFAEKLSISFTLASVLSHYNKSKSALKY